In Amycolatopsis coloradensis, one genomic interval encodes:
- the carA gene encoding glutamine-hydrolyzing carbamoyl-phosphate synthase small subunit — MSTVNSTRTPAALVLEDGRVFRGSAYGARGRSLGEAVFCTGMTGYQETLTDPSYHRQIVVQTAPQIGNTGWNDEDDESSRIWVSGYVVRDPARTPSNWRSKRTLDEELERQGVVGISEVDTRTLTRHLREQGAMRSGVFSGDALGSDEEMLAQVQASPQMKGADLAGEVTTKQAYVVEAQGERKFRVAALDLGIKSNTPRLMAARGIEVHVLPSSSTVDDLLAVEPDGVFLSNGPGDPATTAHATELTKSVLQREIPLFGICFGNQILGRALGLGTYKMRYGHRGINIPVIDVATKRVAITAQNHGFALEGEPGQRFETPFGAAQISHYCPNDDTVEGVRAFDVPAFSVQYHPEAAAGPHDAAPLFDEFVSLMEKAK; from the coding sequence ATGAGCACCGTGAACAGCACCAGGACCCCCGCCGCACTGGTCCTCGAAGACGGCCGCGTGTTCCGCGGCTCGGCCTACGGCGCCCGCGGCCGGAGCCTGGGCGAGGCGGTGTTCTGCACCGGCATGACCGGCTACCAGGAGACGCTGACCGACCCCTCCTACCACCGCCAGATCGTGGTCCAGACCGCGCCGCAGATCGGCAACACCGGCTGGAACGACGAGGACGACGAGTCCTCGCGCATCTGGGTCTCGGGCTACGTCGTCCGCGACCCCGCGCGCACCCCGTCCAACTGGCGCTCGAAGCGCACGCTGGACGAGGAACTGGAGCGCCAGGGCGTCGTCGGGATCTCCGAGGTGGACACCCGCACGCTGACCCGGCACCTGCGCGAGCAGGGCGCCATGCGGTCCGGCGTCTTCTCGGGCGACGCGCTGGGCTCCGACGAGGAAATGCTCGCGCAGGTACAGGCGAGCCCGCAGATGAAGGGCGCCGACCTCGCCGGCGAAGTCACCACGAAGCAGGCGTACGTCGTCGAAGCGCAGGGCGAGCGGAAGTTCCGCGTCGCCGCGCTGGACCTGGGCATCAAGTCCAACACCCCGCGCCTGATGGCGGCGCGCGGCATCGAGGTGCACGTGCTGCCCTCGTCGTCCACTGTGGACGATCTGCTCGCCGTGGAGCCGGACGGGGTGTTCCTGTCCAACGGTCCCGGCGACCCGGCGACCACCGCGCACGCCACGGAGCTGACGAAATCGGTGCTGCAGCGGGAGATCCCGCTGTTCGGCATCTGCTTCGGCAACCAGATCCTCGGCCGCGCGCTGGGACTGGGCACCTACAAGATGCGCTACGGCCACCGAGGGATCAACATCCCGGTGATCGACGTGGCCACCAAACGGGTCGCGATCACCGCGCAGAACCACGGTTTCGCCCTCGAAGGCGAACCGGGACAGCGCTTCGAGACGCCGTTCGGCGCCGCGCAGATCTCGCACTACTGCCCGAACGACGACACCGTCGAAGGTGTCCGCGCGTTCGACGTCCCCGCGTTCTCGGTGCAGTACCACCCCGAGGCCGCCGCCGGCCCGCACGACGCGGCCCCCCTGTTCGATGAGTTCGTGAGCTTGATGGAGAAGGCCAAGTAA
- a CDS encoding transporter, producing MSDRILLTLAVFAFFLFCVFLMWRGWRRKSRAQSVQVPPFPQIPAEPGEALLESTGLYVSTTTAGHWQDRVVTRGAGLRTGAVWRLHEDGIAIERGGAPDFWIPRASVTGVRKDKGMAGKVMGIDALLVITWLAGDIELDTGFRGDDLDDYPQWIEALQDTRNDIKGGA from the coding sequence ATGAGTGACCGGATCCTGCTGACCCTGGCGGTCTTCGCCTTCTTCCTGTTCTGCGTGTTCCTGATGTGGCGCGGCTGGCGGCGCAAGTCCCGGGCGCAGAGCGTGCAGGTGCCGCCGTTCCCGCAGATCCCCGCGGAGCCCGGCGAAGCACTGCTCGAATCGACCGGCCTCTACGTCAGCACGACGACCGCCGGGCACTGGCAGGACCGCGTCGTCACCCGCGGCGCCGGCCTGCGCACCGGCGCGGTGTGGCGCCTGCACGAAGACGGCATCGCCATCGAACGCGGCGGCGCCCCGGACTTCTGGATCCCGCGCGCGTCCGTCACCGGCGTCCGCAAGGACAAGGGGATGGCCGGGAAGGTGATGGGCATCGACGCGCTGCTCGTCATCACCTGGCTGGCCGGGGACATCGAACTGGACACCGGATTCCGCGGCGACGACCTCGACGACTATCCACAGTGGATCGAAGCTTTGCAAGACACTCGCAACGACATCAAGGGAGGTGCCTGA
- a CDS encoding dihydroorotase, with translation MTTVLIKGARPYGEGDPVDVLVEDGVITDIGSIDTPDEAEVIEAGGQVLLPGFVDLHTHLREPGREDTETIATGSAAAALGGYTAVFAMANTDPVADNAVIVDHVWRRGQEAGLVDVHPVGAVTVGLKGEKLAELGTMAKSEAQVKVFSDDGLCVADPLLMRRALEYSTALGVVIAQHAEEPRLTVGAQAHEGEQAARLGYTGWPASAEESIVARDCLLAEHANARLHVCHVSTSGTADILKWAKDRGTKVSAEVTPHHLLLTDERLATYDPVNKVNPPLRTESDAEKLRAALAEGVIDCVATDHAPHAVQDKDCEWSSARPGMLGLQTALSIVVETMVRTGLLDWRGVARVMSERPAEIGNLTDHGRPIEVGEPASLTLVDPDTEWTVRGAEFASIAANTPYEGMRLPGVVTATLLRGRITAREGKIAQ, from the coding sequence GTGACCACCGTCCTGATCAAGGGCGCCCGTCCCTACGGCGAGGGCGACCCGGTCGACGTGCTCGTCGAGGATGGGGTCATCACCGACATCGGTTCGATCGATACCCCCGACGAGGCCGAGGTGATCGAGGCGGGTGGCCAGGTGCTGCTCCCCGGTTTCGTCGACCTCCACACCCACCTGCGCGAACCCGGCCGCGAGGACACCGAGACGATCGCCACCGGTTCGGCCGCGGCCGCGCTCGGCGGCTACACCGCGGTGTTCGCCATGGCCAACACCGACCCGGTGGCCGACAACGCGGTGATCGTCGACCACGTGTGGCGCCGCGGCCAGGAGGCCGGGCTGGTCGACGTGCACCCGGTCGGCGCGGTCACCGTGGGGCTCAAAGGCGAGAAGCTCGCCGAACTGGGCACCATGGCGAAGTCCGAAGCCCAGGTGAAGGTCTTCTCCGACGACGGTCTCTGCGTCGCGGATCCGCTGCTCATGCGCCGCGCGCTGGAGTACTCGACGGCGCTCGGCGTGGTCATCGCCCAGCACGCCGAGGAGCCGCGGCTGACCGTCGGCGCGCAGGCGCACGAGGGTGAGCAGGCCGCCCGCCTGGGTTACACCGGCTGGCCCGCCTCGGCGGAGGAGTCGATCGTCGCCCGCGACTGCCTGCTCGCCGAGCACGCGAACGCGCGGCTGCACGTCTGCCATGTTTCGACCTCGGGCACCGCGGACATCCTCAAATGGGCCAAGGACCGCGGCACCAAGGTCTCGGCCGAGGTCACCCCGCACCACCTGCTGCTGACCGACGAGCGGCTCGCGACCTACGACCCGGTCAACAAGGTCAACCCGCCGCTGCGCACCGAGTCCGACGCCGAAAAGCTGCGTGCCGCACTGGCCGAGGGCGTCATCGACTGCGTCGCCACGGACCACGCGCCGCACGCGGTCCAGGACAAGGACTGCGAGTGGAGCTCGGCCCGGCCGGGCATGCTCGGTCTGCAGACCGCGCTGTCGATCGTGGTCGAGACCATGGTCCGCACCGGCCTGCTGGACTGGCGGGGCGTCGCGCGGGTGATGAGCGAGCGGCCCGCCGAGATCGGCAACCTGACCGACCACGGCCGCCCGATCGAGGTCGGCGAACCCGCCAGCCTGACGCTGGTGGACCCGGACACCGAATGGACCGTGCGAGGGGCCGAGTTCGCGAGCATCGCGGCCAACACCCCGTACGAAGGAATGCGGCTCCCCGGCGTGGTGACGGCGACGTTGCTGCGCGGGCGGATCACCGCGCGGGAAGGGAAGATCGCGCAATGA
- a CDS encoding aspartate carbamoyltransferase catalytic subunit: MKHLLATDGLDPALATAVLDTAEELKHTLLGREVRKLPTLRGRTVITLFYENSTRTRVSFEIAGKWMSADVINVSASSSSVNKGESLRDTALTLAAAGADCVIIRHPASGAAQRLSGWLAEAGTAVVNAGDGTHEHPTQALLDAATLRERLGSFEGRRIGIVGDVLHSRVARSNIHLLSSLGAEVVLVAPPTLLPAGVESLPVTVSHELDAELPALDAVMMLRVQAERMHGGFFPSAREYSIAYGLNERRMKLLPEHAVVLHPGPMLRGMEIASAVADSPASAITEQVRNGVHVRMAVLYHLLASEGAAA; this comes from the coding sequence GTGAAGCACCTGCTCGCCACCGACGGGCTCGACCCGGCGCTCGCGACAGCCGTGCTGGACACCGCCGAAGAGCTCAAGCACACCTTGCTGGGCCGCGAAGTCCGCAAACTGCCGACGTTGCGCGGCCGCACCGTCATCACGCTGTTCTACGAGAACTCGACCCGCACCCGCGTCTCGTTCGAGATCGCGGGGAAGTGGATGAGCGCCGACGTGATCAACGTCTCCGCGTCCAGTTCCTCGGTCAACAAGGGCGAATCGCTGCGCGACACCGCGCTGACGTTGGCCGCGGCCGGCGCCGACTGCGTGATCATCCGGCACCCTGCCTCCGGTGCGGCGCAGCGGCTTTCGGGCTGGCTCGCCGAAGCGGGGACGGCGGTCGTCAACGCCGGGGACGGCACCCATGAGCATCCGACGCAGGCGTTGCTCGACGCGGCCACGCTGCGGGAGCGCCTCGGCTCGTTCGAGGGCCGCCGCATCGGGATCGTCGGCGACGTCCTGCACAGCCGGGTCGCGCGGTCGAACATCCACCTGCTGTCCTCGCTGGGCGCGGAGGTGGTGCTCGTCGCGCCGCCGACGCTGCTGCCCGCCGGCGTGGAGAGTCTGCCGGTGACGGTGTCGCACGAACTCGACGCCGAACTGCCCGCGCTCGACGCGGTCATGATGCTGCGGGTCCAGGCGGAGCGGATGCACGGGGGCTTCTTTCCGTCGGCGCGCGAGTACTCGATCGCGTACGGCCTCAACGAACGGCGGATGAAGCTCCTGCCCGAGCACGCCGTCGTCCTGCACCCCGGCCCGATGCTGCGCGGGATGGAGATCGCCTCGGCGGTCGCCGACTCCCCGGCCTCGGCCATCACCGAACAGGTCCGCAACGGCGTCCACGTGCGCATGGCGGTCCTCTACCACCTGCTCGCCAGCGAAGGGGCCGCCGCATGA
- the pyrR gene encoding bifunctional pyr operon transcriptional regulator/uracil phosphoribosyltransferase PyrR, with product MSSRPRGAAEPAGERELLSSGDVARTIARMAHQVIEKTALGAGGSTPPVLLGIPTRGTPLALRLADKIAEFSGIRPPTGALDITLYRDDLRRRPPRALEHSQLPPTGIDDAVVILVDDVLFSGRTIRAALDALRDHGRPRAVQLAVLVDRGHRELPIRADYVGKNVPTSRAEGIEVLLSEVDGRDSVLLRAQPEGDRS from the coding sequence TTGTCGTCACGCCCGCGTGGCGCGGCGGAACCGGCGGGAGAGCGCGAGCTGCTCTCGTCCGGCGATGTCGCGCGCACGATCGCCCGAATGGCCCACCAGGTCATCGAGAAGACCGCTCTCGGTGCCGGTGGCTCGACTCCGCCCGTGTTGCTGGGCATCCCCACCCGGGGGACACCGCTCGCCCTGCGGCTCGCGGACAAGATCGCCGAGTTCTCCGGCATCCGTCCGCCGACCGGCGCGCTGGACATCACGCTCTACCGTGATGATCTCCGCCGCCGCCCGCCCCGCGCGCTCGAACATTCGCAGCTGCCGCCGACCGGTATCGACGACGCGGTGGTGATCCTGGTCGACGACGTGCTGTTCTCCGGCCGCACCATCCGCGCCGCCCTCGACGCCCTGCGCGACCACGGCCGCCCGCGCGCGGTCCAGCTGGCCGTGCTGGTCGACCGCGGCCACCGCGAACTGCCGATCCGCGCCGACTACGTGGGCAAGAACGTGCCCACCTCGCGCGCCGAGGGGATCGAGGTCCTGCTGTCCGAAGTGGACGGACGGGACTCGGTTCTGCTTCGCGCGCAACCAGAAGGAGATCGATCGTGA
- a CDS encoding transcriptional regulator encodes MGDYAKALGAKLRGIRQQQGLSLHGVEQKSGGRWKAVVVGSYERGDRAVTVQKLAELADFYGVPVVELLPEGRVPSGAEPATKIVINLERLQQLPAEKVGPLARYAATIQSQRGDYNGKVLSIRTEDLRSLAIIYDMTPGELTEQLIDWGVLPPEARPSKED; translated from the coding sequence ATGGGCGATTACGCCAAGGCGCTCGGGGCCAAGCTCCGCGGGATCCGCCAGCAGCAGGGTCTGTCCCTGCACGGGGTCGAGCAGAAGTCCGGAGGCCGCTGGAAGGCCGTCGTCGTCGGTTCGTACGAGCGCGGCGACCGCGCCGTCACCGTGCAGAAGCTCGCCGAGCTCGCCGATTTCTACGGCGTGCCGGTGGTCGAGCTGCTGCCGGAAGGCCGGGTGCCGTCGGGCGCGGAACCCGCCACGAAGATCGTCATCAACCTGGAGCGTCTCCAGCAGCTCCCGGCGGAGAAGGTCGGTCCGCTCGCCCGCTACGCGGCCACCATCCAGAGCCAGCGCGGCGACTACAACGGCAAGGTGCTTTCGATCCGCACCGAGGACCTCCGTTCGCTGGCGATCATCTACGACATGACCCCCGGCGAGCTCACCGAGCAGCTGATCGACTGGGGTGTGCTGCCGCCCGAGGCTCGACCGTCCAAAGAGGACTAG
- the nusB gene encoding transcription antitermination factor NusB — MAGSDKSGKSPNRGGPISRRQARKRAVEMMYEAAQRGADAVTLLADRVGSVEVDPIADYTISLVEGVTGRKTQIDELLSEHAQGWTLDRMPPVDLAVLRVGVYELLWAEDVPDPVAIDEAVGLAKELSTDDSPRFVNGVLGRIGTIADRLRAVL, encoded by the coding sequence ATGGCCGGTTCAGACAAGTCCGGCAAGTCGCCGAACCGCGGCGGGCCGATCAGCCGTCGCCAGGCCCGCAAGCGGGCGGTCGAGATGATGTACGAGGCCGCCCAGCGCGGTGCCGACGCGGTGACGCTGCTGGCGGACCGGGTCGGTTCGGTCGAGGTCGACCCGATCGCGGACTACACGATCTCGCTGGTCGAGGGCGTCACGGGCCGCAAGACCCAGATCGACGAGCTGCTCTCCGAGCACGCTCAGGGCTGGACGCTGGACCGGATGCCGCCGGTGGACCTGGCGGTGCTCCGCGTCGGCGTCTACGAACTGCTGTGGGCCGAGGACGTGCCGGACCCGGTCGCCATCGACGAGGCCGTCGGGCTGGCGAAGGAGCTGTCGACCGACGACTCGCCGCGCTTCGTGAACGGCGTGCTCGGCCGGATCGGCACCATCGCCGACCGCCTGCGCGCGGTTCTCTAG
- the efp gene encoding elongation factor P, giving the protein MATTNDLKNGLVLNLDGQLWTVTAFQHVKPGKGGAFVRTTLKHVLTGKVVDKTFNAGTKVDTATVDRRNMTYLYKEGQDFVFMDAETYDQITVLAETVGDNANYLLENTEVQVAVHEGVPLYIELPTSVELVVQHTDPGLQGDRSTGGTKPATLETGAEIQVPLFLTTGEKIKVDTRDGRYLGRVSS; this is encoded by the coding sequence GTGGCCACCACCAACGACCTGAAGAACGGGCTCGTCCTCAACCTCGACGGCCAGCTCTGGACCGTCACCGCGTTCCAGCACGTCAAGCCGGGTAAGGGCGGCGCGTTCGTCCGCACGACGCTCAAGCACGTGCTGACCGGCAAGGTCGTCGACAAGACCTTCAACGCGGGGACGAAGGTCGACACGGCCACCGTCGACCGCCGCAACATGACCTACCTGTACAAGGAGGGTCAGGACTTCGTGTTCATGGACGCGGAGACCTACGACCAGATCACCGTGCTGGCCGAGACCGTCGGCGACAACGCGAACTACCTCCTCGAGAACACCGAGGTCCAGGTCGCGGTGCACGAGGGCGTCCCGCTGTACATCGAGCTGCCGACCTCGGTCGAGCTCGTCGTCCAGCACACCGACCCCGGCCTGCAGGGCGACCGCTCCACCGGTGGCACCAAGCCCGCCACCCTGGAGACCGGCGCCGAGATCCAGGTGCCGCTGTTCCTCACCACCGGCGAGAAGATCAAGGTCGACACCCGTGACGGCCGCTACCTGGGCCGCGTCTCCAGCTGA
- a CDS encoding Xaa-Pro peptidase family protein, with protein sequence MREYFSRRRAALRSLLADSGVDALLVTDLLNIRYLTGFTGSNAALLVHGSGDDKTIFCTDGRYTVQSATEVPDLERVLDRASAAKLADLAAGKHFGKTGFESQHVSVEQHEDLKVRFDRVELVRTPGLVERLRLVKDEQEIEALRQACAAADRALEDLVSAGGLRPGRTELDVARDLENRMLGHGSTGPSFDTIVAAGGNSAIPHHRPTSAPLETGGFVKIDFGATVDGYHSDMTRTFVIGKPAAWQEEIYELVQRAQAAGCDAVLPGAEVSEVDKAARGVIVGAGRGEEFGHGLGHGVGLQVHEAPSLAATGVGTLSAGMAVTVEPGVYLPGRGGVRIEDTLVVREGTPELLTLSTKELVVV encoded by the coding sequence GTGCGTGAATACTTCTCTCGCCGCCGCGCGGCGCTGCGTTCCCTGCTGGCCGACTCCGGGGTGGACGCGCTGCTGGTCACGGACCTGCTCAACATCAGGTACCTGACCGGCTTCACCGGGTCCAACGCCGCTCTCCTCGTCCACGGGAGCGGCGACGACAAGACGATCTTCTGCACCGACGGCCGCTATACGGTCCAGTCGGCCACGGAGGTGCCCGACCTCGAACGCGTGCTCGACCGCGCGAGCGCGGCGAAGCTCGCCGATCTGGCGGCCGGAAAACACTTCGGCAAGACCGGGTTCGAGAGCCAGCACGTCAGTGTCGAGCAGCACGAGGACCTCAAGGTCCGCTTCGACCGCGTCGAGCTGGTGCGGACGCCCGGGCTCGTCGAGCGGCTGCGGCTGGTCAAGGACGAGCAGGAGATCGAGGCGCTGCGCCAGGCGTGCGCGGCGGCCGACCGGGCGCTGGAGGACCTGGTGTCCGCCGGCGGGCTCCGGCCGGGCCGTACCGAGCTCGACGTCGCCCGCGACCTGGAGAACCGCATGCTCGGCCACGGGTCGACCGGGCCTTCGTTCGACACCATCGTCGCGGCGGGCGGCAACTCCGCGATCCCGCACCACCGGCCGACCTCGGCACCGCTCGAGACCGGCGGATTCGTCAAGATCGACTTCGGCGCCACGGTCGACGGCTACCACTCCGACATGACCCGCACGTTCGTCATCGGCAAGCCCGCGGCGTGGCAGGAGGAGATCTACGAGCTGGTCCAGCGCGCGCAGGCGGCGGGCTGTGACGCCGTCCTCCCCGGTGCCGAAGTGTCCGAAGTGGACAAGGCGGCCCGTGGCGTGATCGTGGGCGCGGGCCGCGGCGAGGAGTTCGGCCACGGGCTCGGCCACGGCGTCGGGCTGCAGGTGCACGAGGCGCCCAGCCTCGCCGCGACCGGCGTCGGTACACTGTCCGCCGGTATGGCCGTCACCGTCGAGCCTGGTGTGTATCTGCCCGGACGCGGAGGCGTGCGCATCGAGGACACGCTGGTCGTGCGGGAAGGTACGCCCGAACTCCTCACGCTGAGCACCAAGGAACTCGTGGTCGTCTGA
- a CDS encoding B-4DMT family transporter — protein MAPWLTRGLVMALLHGAAVTVLAKYEVFNPTDKTLVTALTLAVLVGAAAGWGAVDAWQGKPESGKNWFIAALIAGPVSGVLYVIGRAVFVDQTGASELGGALTGGAAFSALLVLIPAGLGLFVGGRITKPDQPASEKPTGKPSQA, from the coding sequence ATGGCACCGTGGCTGACTCGTGGACTCGTGATGGCGCTGCTGCACGGCGCGGCCGTCACCGTGCTGGCCAAGTACGAGGTCTTCAACCCCACCGACAAGACCCTCGTCACCGCCCTCACCCTCGCCGTCCTGGTCGGCGCGGCCGCGGGCTGGGGCGCCGTGGACGCCTGGCAGGGCAAACCCGAAAGCGGCAAGAACTGGTTCATCGCGGCGCTGATCGCCGGTCCGGTCTCGGGCGTGCTGTACGTGATCGGCCGCGCGGTGTTCGTCGATCAGACCGGCGCTTCGGAGCTCGGCGGCGCGCTCACCGGCGGCGCCGCCTTCTCGGCCCTGCTGGTGCTCATCCCGGCCGGGCTCGGCCTGTTCGTCGGCGGCCGCATCACCAAGCCCGATCAGCCCGCGAGCGAGAAACCCACCGGGAAGCCGTCCCAGGCCTGA
- a CDS encoding beta-xylosidase, which produces MVALFAAGAILVACSDGTVQSQADGKGGGIGGAQQAPKEKPRRMNVELVTSDPRASGGVVAAGDQDAVYNYSPTVMRDGGKLKMWWCSQYGSAQPPGDDVLYAQSPSLDGPFTGPSGGGPAAVFSGAPGGFDGMHTCDPSVIKVGSTYYMYYTGAAGDHALGNSIGLATSPDGLTWTRAAGGKPIIGPSHDVHRDNVYGAGQPSAVYLDGWFYVLFTDTTAKGAGWNGAGQFLLRARDAAFTRNVETLGEHGFLAKPSTTSPRTRSLVDGFSTDLMWVGSLDAFVIAHETEKGTSLTFWTRDFSAQPYRQAIIPGVWKEGPGLVRRPDGHAPLSSGDVCDRVPFDVVRATVIGGAAAPTDLKHFGLDVRGSRACEDEARIRTSFEGVAMPSPQRTIDLVADGTLVRVDRRSVAAALAGEVLNERLKAVDNLPRAARLSAGARVVHAPGRGFGVVLDGKLFALPDGGAAALNDSAVEKIADQAWDGFPVGFSLAG; this is translated from the coding sequence GTGGTGGCCCTCTTCGCGGCCGGCGCGATCCTCGTGGCGTGCAGCGACGGCACGGTGCAGTCCCAGGCCGACGGCAAGGGCGGCGGGATCGGCGGAGCCCAGCAGGCGCCCAAGGAAAAGCCGCGCCGGATGAACGTCGAGCTCGTGACGAGCGATCCGCGAGCCAGTGGCGGTGTGGTGGCCGCGGGCGATCAGGACGCGGTCTACAACTACAGCCCGACCGTGATGCGGGACGGCGGCAAACTCAAGATGTGGTGGTGCAGCCAGTACGGCAGCGCCCAGCCGCCCGGCGACGACGTCCTCTACGCGCAGTCGCCCTCGCTCGACGGTCCGTTCACCGGCCCGTCCGGTGGTGGCCCGGCGGCGGTGTTCTCGGGCGCGCCCGGCGGTTTCGACGGCATGCACACCTGCGATCCATCGGTGATCAAGGTCGGCTCGACCTACTACATGTATTACACGGGCGCGGCGGGCGACCACGCGCTCGGCAACTCGATCGGCCTCGCGACCAGCCCCGACGGGCTCACCTGGACGCGGGCGGCGGGCGGGAAGCCGATCATCGGGCCGTCGCACGACGTGCACCGCGACAACGTCTACGGCGCGGGCCAGCCCTCGGCGGTGTACCTCGACGGCTGGTTCTACGTGCTCTTCACCGACACCACCGCGAAGGGCGCCGGATGGAACGGCGCCGGGCAGTTCCTGCTCCGCGCCAGGGACGCGGCGTTCACCCGGAACGTGGAAACGCTGGGGGAGCACGGCTTCCTCGCCAAGCCCAGCACGACCTCGCCGCGCACCCGTTCGCTGGTCGACGGGTTCAGCACCGATCTGATGTGGGTCGGTTCGCTCGACGCCTTCGTGATCGCGCACGAGACCGAAAAGGGCACCAGCCTCACCTTCTGGACGAGGGACTTCTCCGCGCAGCCGTACCGGCAGGCGATCATCCCCGGCGTGTGGAAGGAAGGCCCGGGGCTGGTCCGGCGGCCCGACGGGCACGCGCCGCTCTCCTCGGGCGACGTCTGCGATCGGGTCCCGTTCGACGTCGTCCGCGCCACGGTCATCGGCGGCGCGGCGGCCCCGACCGACCTCAAGCACTTCGGCCTGGACGTCCGCGGTTCGCGGGCGTGCGAGGACGAGGCCCGGATCCGGACCTCGTTCGAAGGCGTCGCGATGCCGTCGCCGCAGCGGACCATCGACCTGGTGGCCGACGGCACCCTGGTCCGGGTCGACCGGCGCTCGGTGGCGGCGGCGCTCGCGGGCGAGGTGCTGAACGAGCGGCTCAAGGCCGTCGACAACCTCCCGCGGGCGGCACGGTTGAGCGCCGGGGCGAGGGTGGTGCACGCGCCAGGCCGGGGGTTCGGCGTGGTGCTCGACGGCAAGCTCTTCGCGCTGCCGGACGGCGGGGCGGCGGCGCTGAACGACTCGGCCGTCGAGAAGATCGCCGATCAGGCCTGGGACGGCTTCCCGGTGGGTTTCTCGCTCGCGGGCTGA
- a CDS encoding GNAT family N-acetyltransferase, with protein MNNPPALETARLRLRALTETDTDAIIKLFADPAMTSHFAVPLTEQDRVREMVGHRLSYDGPAGMGHWVIERDGEVIGLAHLRPSQELPGDVPEIGYYLARAHGGQGLATEAAKALLEHGLVGLGLSSVWALIGESNVASQNLVRRLGFLDVGGGDHYGSGPHRVFVALPSDHGRAHHIELWVPDLGRAEESWGWLLGELGWREFQRWPAGVSWKHGATYLVVERSPALSGEKHERTAPGLNHLALHVESRERVNELAAKALEHGWSPMFADKYPYAGGDHHYAAYLENADGFEVELVALPGTDVTRQG; from the coding sequence ATGAACAACCCTCCCGCGCTCGAAACCGCGAGGCTGCGGTTACGCGCGCTCACGGAGACGGACACCGACGCGATCATCAAGCTCTTCGCCGACCCGGCGATGACCTCGCATTTCGCGGTGCCGCTCACCGAGCAGGACCGCGTCCGCGAAATGGTCGGTCACAGGTTGTCCTACGACGGCCCGGCGGGGATGGGGCACTGGGTGATCGAACGCGACGGCGAGGTGATCGGTCTCGCGCATCTCCGGCCGTCGCAGGAACTGCCCGGCGACGTGCCGGAGATCGGCTACTACCTGGCCCGTGCGCACGGCGGGCAGGGCCTGGCGACCGAGGCCGCGAAGGCACTGCTGGAGCATGGACTCGTCGGGCTCGGCCTGTCGTCGGTGTGGGCGCTGATCGGCGAGTCCAATGTGGCCAGTCAGAACCTGGTGCGGCGCTTGGGTTTCCTCGACGTCGGGGGCGGCGACCACTACGGCAGCGGGCCGCATCGGGTCTTCGTCGCGCTGCCTTCGGATCACGGCCGCGCGCACCACATCGAGCTGTGGGTGCCCGATCTCGGTCGCGCGGAGGAGAGCTGGGGCTGGCTGCTCGGCGAACTCGGCTGGCGCGAGTTCCAGCGCTGGCCCGCCGGGGTCAGCTGGAAACACGGCGCGACCTATCTCGTCGTCGAGCGTTCTCCCGCGCTCAGCGGCGAAAAGCACGAGCGCACCGCCCCGGGCCTGAACCATCTCGCCCTGCACGTCGAGTCCCGCGAACGGGTGAACGAACTGGCCGCGAAGGCCCTCGAACACGGCTGGTCGCCGATGTTCGCGGACAAGTATCCGTATGCGGGCGGTGATCACCACTACGCCGCCTACCTCGAAAACGCCGATGGCTTCGAAGTGGAATTGGTCGCTCTCCCGGGTACTGACGTCACTCGACAGGGCTAA
- the aroQ gene encoding type II 3-dehydroquinate dehydratase, which translates to MKVLVLNGPNLGRLGLREPGIYGSATHADLASTCVETGKELGIDVEVRQTDHEGEMVGWLHEAADAGWPVVLNAAAWTHYSIAVRDAAAQLTAPLIELHISNVHKREQFRHHSVLSDIATAVIAGLGVDGYPLALRWMAANAA; encoded by the coding sequence GTGAAGGTGCTCGTCCTCAACGGTCCCAACCTCGGCAGGCTCGGCCTGCGCGAACCCGGGATCTACGGTTCGGCCACGCACGCGGATCTGGCCTCCACCTGCGTCGAAACCGGCAAGGAACTGGGGATCGACGTCGAGGTCCGGCAGACCGACCACGAGGGCGAGATGGTCGGCTGGCTGCACGAGGCCGCCGACGCGGGGTGGCCGGTGGTGCTCAACGCCGCCGCGTGGACGCACTACTCGATCGCGGTCCGCGACGCCGCCGCCCAGCTCACGGCGCCACTGATCGAGTTGCACATCTCCAACGTGCACAAGCGTGAGCAGTTCCGGCACCACAGCGTGCTGTCGGACATCGCCACCGCCGTGATCGCCGGGCTCGGGGTCGACGGGTACCCGCTGGCCCTGCGCTGGATGGCCGCGAACGCGGCATGA